Proteins encoded together in one Candidatus Nitrosocaldus cavascurensis window:
- a CDS encoding dUTPase: MDSMDALDTILKMQREYMEMIDSRRIGERREERISKLCTAIIHEACELQNLTNWKWWKSPSIFDEEKAREELIDILHFVIQISIELGMDAKDILSAYARKNAINRERQLKGY; this comes from the coding sequence ATGGATAGTATGGATGCTCTAGATACAATACTCAAGATGCAGAGGGAGTACATGGAGATGATAGATAGCAGGAGGATCGGGGAGAGGAGGGAGGAGAGGATATCCAAACTATGTACTGCTATAATACATGAGGCCTGTGAACTCCAGAATCTAACAAACTGGAAGTGGTGGAAGAGCCCTAGCATATTCGATGAGGAGAAGGCTAGGGAGGAGTTGATAGATATACTGCACTTCGTGATCCAGATATCTATAGAGCTTGGTATGGATGCTAAGGATATACTCTCTGCATATGCTAGGAAGAATGCTATAAATAGAGAGAGGCAGTTGAAGGGTTACTGA
- the rtcA gene encoding RNA 3'-terminal phosphate cyclase — translation MELIRIDGSYGEGGGQILRTAIALSAITKKPIEVFNIRANRPNPGLRPQHASAVKILAEVFNARVENAEVGSSMIRFFPGEEGYGMGSDKSSSVSGDGSSGVRGNRMDIGTAGSITLVLQALIPAVSISGNRLEMELVGGTDVKWSPTVDYMRYVVRPAFKALGIEFNISVKRRGYYPIGGGVVHVSIEPCKKVKAVDLLSAPRLDARIISVCSNLPRHVAERQVAGALARLEKEGVKCAHTSTLLEPAASPGSALLVYCSSDYGPFIGGDAIGEKGKRAEDVGSYAASRFLEPYMSNATVDPNLADMLVLPLSLADGRSRYTVSSVSMHLDTNLYIASRITSCRYSIERVGSTDRESSLYQVTIEPTLE, via the coding sequence ATGGAGTTAATAAGGATAGATGGCTCGTATGGGGAAGGAGGAGGGCAGATACTTAGAACAGCAATAGCGTTATCTGCTATAACCAAGAAGCCAATTGAGGTATTCAACATAAGGGCAAATAGACCCAATCCAGGGCTTAGACCACAGCATGCTAGTGCAGTTAAGATACTTGCAGAGGTATTCAATGCTAGAGTAGAGAATGCTGAGGTAGGCTCTAGCATGATAAGGTTCTTCCCAGGGGAGGAAGGCTATGGTATGGGTAGTGATAAGAGTAGTAGCGTTAGCGGTGATGGTAGTAGTGGTGTTAGAGGTAATAGGATGGATATAGGGACAGCTGGGAGCATAACCTTAGTACTTCAGGCACTGATACCTGCAGTAAGCATATCTGGCAATAGGTTGGAGATGGAACTAGTTGGGGGTACAGATGTGAAGTGGAGTCCAACAGTAGATTATATGAGGTATGTTGTAAGACCAGCATTCAAAGCCCTAGGCATAGAGTTCAACATATCCGTTAAGAGGAGGGGTTACTACCCTATAGGAGGAGGAGTGGTGCATGTAAGCATAGAACCATGCAAGAAGGTGAAGGCAGTAGATCTGCTTAGTGCTCCAAGGCTTGATGCAAGGATAATCAGTGTATGCTCAAACTTGCCAAGGCATGTTGCTGAACGGCAGGTTGCTGGAGCACTTGCAAGGCTTGAGAAGGAAGGGGTAAAGTGCGCTCATACATCAACCCTGCTTGAGCCAGCAGCATCACCAGGCTCAGCACTGCTTGTTTACTGCAGTAGTGATTATGGACCATTCATAGGGGGAGATGCTATAGGGGAGAAGGGCAAGAGGGCAGAGGATGTAGGCTCTTACGCAGCCTCTAGGTTCTTAGAGCCATACATGAGTAATGCAACTGTAGACCCTAACCTTGCAGATATGCTTGTACTACCATTGAGCCTTGCTGATGGTAGATCAAGGTATACAGTAAGCAGTGTATCAATGCATCTAGACACCAACCTGTACATTGCTAGCAGGATAACCTCATGCAGATATAGTATAGAGAGAGTAGGTAGCACTGATAGAGAGAGTAGCCTCTACCAAGTTACAATAGAGCCAACGTTAGAATGA
- a CDS encoding nicotinamide-nucleotide adenylyltransferase has translation MHGLLVGRFQPFHLGHLSAVEYALKSMDMLWLVIGSADKSHEPRNPFTAGERLEMIKYALDAHGIDSRRWHAVPVYDASIHYLWVAQVNMLVPRYDVVFTNDPFSKMLFEEYGRGKEVREVPLLNRAEFSGTEVRRRIANGEDWRQLVPEHVASVIDAIDGVRRVKMLYAMRGVDMHRHGYG, from the coding sequence ATGCATGGACTACTTGTAGGAAGGTTCCAACCATTCCATCTTGGGCATCTTAGTGCTGTTGAGTATGCATTGAAGAGCATGGATATGCTCTGGCTAGTTATAGGCTCAGCAGATAAGAGCCATGAGCCTAGGAACCCATTCACAGCAGGCGAGAGGTTGGAGATGATAAAGTATGCATTGGATGCACATGGAATAGATTCAAGGAGATGGCATGCAGTGCCAGTGTATGATGCAAGCATACACTACCTCTGGGTTGCACAGGTGAACATGCTCGTGCCTAGATACGATGTTGTCTTCACAAACGATCCATTCAGCAAGATGCTCTTCGAGGAGTATGGAAGAGGCAAGGAGGTGAGGGAGGTGCCTCTGCTTAATAGGGCAGAGTTCTCTGGCACTGAGGTTAGGAGGAGGATTGCCAATGGGGAGGATTGGAGGCAATTAGTGCCAGAGCATGTTGCATCAGTTATAGATGCTATTGATGGTGTGAGGAGGGTTAAGATGCTCTATGCTATGAGAGGTGTAGATATGCATAGGCATGGTTATGGTTAG
- a CDS encoding DUF4149 domain-containing protein, with product MLIHEALITWAHLLAASIWVGGTLFIGMVVAPVLRSNLNDVERFNLTISIGKRFNKVAIPAIAVLLATGVYKAVTGPEFLLSTMYGSILFIKVGVVISMLITWLMHIKISNMNIDVNDSVNLMRKVRKRSILLGNMLATQSVTVLFLAAMLDSF from the coding sequence TTGCTGATACATGAAGCGCTGATAACATGGGCACATCTCCTTGCTGCAAGCATCTGGGTTGGAGGCACACTATTTATAGGCATGGTGGTTGCTCCAGTACTCAGGTCAAATCTTAATGATGTTGAGAGGTTCAACCTAACCATTAGTATAGGGAAGAGGTTCAACAAGGTTGCTATACCAGCAATAGCAGTGCTTTTAGCAACTGGCGTATACAAGGCAGTTACAGGACCAGAGTTCTTGCTTAGCACCATGTATGGAAGTATACTCTTCATTAAGGTAGGGGTTGTTATCTCAATGCTTATAACTTGGTTAATGCATATAAAGATCTCCAATATGAATATAGATGTAAACGATTCTGTAAACCTGATGAGGAAGGTTAGGAAGAGATCTATACTGTTAGGGAATATGCTTGCTACTCAATCAGTTACAGTACTCTTCCTTGCTGCCATGTTAGACTCATTCTAA